A stretch of the Lolium perenne isolate Kyuss_39 chromosome 3, Kyuss_2.0, whole genome shotgun sequence genome encodes the following:
- the LOC127339480 gene encoding protein FAR1-RELATED SEQUENCE 5-like: protein MAKAIPAVFLDAIHRNCLFHVVKKAEEKHPRSFGKIPNLHNEFKDTIHFSLTVAEFESSWQEMIEKYEVSNLKYLKTMWENRAKFVPVFFKNNFFPFIHSTARSEGTNAIFKDNVCSTYSVSSFLSEYDKIAENIEENEKHEDSITRTTTPSYWCGNDMEVHARKKYNRKIFYRFQKQLKFTAYRHVQEVEPNKKYEVYKSGLAATRDYRRRRYLVIVDLTSDDFKCICSKFNKDGILCSHVLKVLVHLNIVHIPDKYFIARWMPREKKDIRDLRYNHLMDQKSNEKYLFVTQEVKKIAEKLDAMTLAEDKAKEVDPKEKSKEQVVKTECGYLNDPKVVKSKERPTILGKNKLDRRYMTFAEHFLGKQQITCSHWKKKTTDETSKKTKKAKEK, encoded by the exons ATGGCCAAAGCAATTCCTGCAGTTTTCCTAGATGCTATACATAGGAATTGTCTTTTCCATGTTGTAAAGAAAGCTGAAGAGAAACATCCAAGAAGCTTTGGAAAGATACCTAATCTACACAATGAATTCAAGGACACTATTCACTTTTCATTGACAGTAGCAGAGTTTGAATCTTCATGGCAAGAAATGATAGAGAAATATGAAGTGAGCAACCTCAAGTACTTGAAAACAATGTGGGAGAATAGGGCGAAGTTTGTACCTGTATTCTTCAAGAATAACTTCTTCCCCTTCATTCACAGTACAGCTAGGAGTGAAGGCACCAATGCTATTTTCAAAGATAATGTTTGCTCTACATATAGTGTCAGCAGCTTCTTGAGTGAGTATGACAAGATAGCAGAAAATATTGAAGAAAATGAGAAACATGAAGATTCGATCACTAGGACAACAACACCTAGCTATTGGTGTGGAAATGATATGGAAGTGCATGCTAGAAAAAAGTACAATCGTAAGATATTTTACAGGTTTCAGAAGCAGCTGAAATTTACTGCTTATCGACATGTACAAGAGGTTGAGCCAAACAAGAAATATGAAGTGTACAAATCTGGTCTGGCTGCAACAAGAGATTACAGGAGAAGGAGATACTTAGTTATTGTTGATTTAACAAGTGATGATTTCAAATGCATTTGTTCCAAGTTCAACAAGGATGGAATTTTATGTTCCCATGTTCTCAAGGTTCTTGTCCATTTAAACATTGTGCACATTCCAGACAAGTATTTCATTGCTAGATGGATGCCTAGAGAGAAAAAAGATATAAGGGATTTGAGATACAAT CATCTGATGGATCAAAAAAGTAATGAGAAATACCTGTTTGTCACTCAAGAGGTTAAGAAGATTGCAGAGAAACTGGATGCAATGACATTGGCTGAGGACAAAGCAAAAGAAGTTGATCCAAAAGAGAAAAGTAAGGAGCAAGTTGTCAAAACTGAATGTGGTTACTTAAACGACCCCAAGGTTGTAAAGTCCAAGGAAAGACCAACTATTTTGGGAAAGAACAAGTTAGACAGAAGATACATGACATTTGCAGAACATTTTTTGGGCAAGCAACAGATTACATGCAGCCACT GGAAGAAAAAGACTACAGATGAAACCAGCAAGAAGACAAAGAAGGCAAAAGAGAAGTGA